From the Ctenopharyngodon idella isolate HZGC_01 chromosome 3, HZGC01, whole genome shotgun sequence genome, one window contains:
- the LOC127508192 gene encoding uncharacterized protein LOC127508192 isoform X10, whose protein sequence is MADKCDLCLLGLIILSSLLTGTSGVNDENVFISSGKNVRLPCNNALSDCTSTTWIYNSIRHSVAVELIAGGIKRKTERHERLSLGSDCSLNIKDVTEEDSGLYICQQWTGPKRDQKLGSDARVDLHVLHAEDDSTTAVIPVHITNSTRNTPETTDPADTASETEVSVTAGLLYRVIVIIVEMAVFAAPTVILLQIICARRAGRKDSQHPEEIEMPTILQ, encoded by the exons atggctgataagTGTGATCTGTGTCTGCTGGGACTGATCATTCTCTCTTCACTTCTCACAG GTACCAGTGGAGTGAATGATGAGAATGTGTTCATCAGTTCTGGTAAAAATGTCCGTCTGCCCTGTAATAATGCTCTTTCTGACTGTACATCAACTACATGGATCTATAACAGTATCAGACATTCAGTAGCAGTTGAACTGATTGCTGGAGGGATAAAGAGGAAAACAGAAAGACATGAGAGACTGAGTCTGGGGTCTGACTGCTCTCTGAACATCAAGGACGTCACAGAAGAAGATTCTGGATTATACATCTGCCAACAATGGACAGGTCCAAAAAGAGACCAAAAACTAGGATCTGATGCACGTGTTGATCTGCATGTTCTTCATG CTGAAGATGATTCAACGACAGCAGTGATTCCAGTCCACATCACAAACTCAACTAGAAACACACCAGAAACTACAG ATCCAGCTGACACAGCATCAGAAACTGAAGTCAGTGTGACTGCTGGATTATTATACAGAG TGATTGTGATTATTGTTGAGATGGCAGTGTTTGCTGCTCCTACTGTGATTcttcttcagatcatctgtgcaAGAAGAGCTG gGAGGAAGGACTCGCAGCACCCAGAGGAAATAGAGATGcctacaatattacaataa